One region of Aurantimonas sp. HBX-1 genomic DNA includes:
- the alaE gene encoding L-alanine exporter AlaE gives MALPVGIRSFVADTLALVVFFTLTSGLNERFVAGMAWDEVAVSRAIGAPLMVLTARPYGLWRNWLLTKLAPSTAWGVFLADTTALLVFQVPIYAAIIAFGGADGSALLTGTIGFALLMLVLGRPYGLWLEFVRRRFGLEGPGQKPMSLGG, from the coding sequence GTGGCGCTCCCGGTCGGGATCCGCAGCTTCGTCGCCGATACGCTGGCGCTCGTCGTGTTCTTCACCCTCACCAGCGGGCTGAACGAGCGCTTCGTGGCCGGCATGGCGTGGGACGAGGTTGCCGTCTCCCGGGCGATCGGCGCGCCGCTGATGGTCCTGACCGCACGGCCCTACGGCCTGTGGCGCAACTGGCTCCTCACGAAGCTCGCGCCGTCGACCGCCTGGGGCGTGTTCCTCGCCGACACCACCGCTCTGCTGGTGTTCCAGGTGCCGATCTACGCCGCGATCATTGCCTTTGGCGGCGCCGACGGCTCGGCGCTGCTGACCGGCACGATCGGCTTCGCGCTCCTGATGCTCGTCCTCGGCCGCCCCTACGGGCTCTGGCTCGAATTCGTCCGCCGCCGCTTCGGTCTCGAAGGGCCGGGACAGAAGCCGATGTCGCTGGGCGGCTGA
- a CDS encoding phosphoserine transaminase, with amino-acid sequence MANTAKPDMRPANPRFSSGPCAKRPGWTLEALGDAALGRSHRAKVGKSKLQQAIDDTRSVLGVPADYRIGIVPASDTGAVEMAMWSLLGARGTDVVAWESFGSGWVTDAVKQLKLDDVRVLEAPYGEIVDLAEVDFDRDVVFTWNGTTSGVRMPNGDAIPADRQGLTICDATSAAFAQDLPFDKLDVVTFSWQKVLGGEAAHGMLILSPRAVERLESYKPAWPLPKIFRLTSGGKLIEGIFKGETINTPSMLCVEDYLDALAWAKSIGGLKGLKARADANLAVIERFVEANDWLGFLAKTAETRSNTSVCLQFTDPSIVALSDEAQATFAKGVVGLLEKEGVALDIGAYRDAPPGLRIWAGATVEASDLDALMPWLAYAYEAQKSELAKAA; translated from the coding sequence ATGGCCAATACCGCTAAGCCGGACATGCGTCCGGCCAATCCTCGTTTTTCCTCCGGTCCTTGTGCGAAGCGTCCCGGCTGGACGCTCGAAGCACTCGGCGATGCCGCCCTCGGCCGCTCGCACCGAGCCAAGGTCGGCAAGTCCAAGCTCCAGCAGGCGATCGACGATACCCGCAGCGTGCTCGGCGTGCCGGCGGACTATCGCATCGGCATCGTGCCGGCGTCGGACACCGGCGCCGTCGAGATGGCCATGTGGTCGCTGCTCGGCGCCCGCGGCACCGACGTTGTCGCCTGGGAATCCTTCGGTTCCGGCTGGGTCACCGATGCCGTCAAGCAGCTGAAACTCGACGACGTCCGCGTCCTCGAGGCGCCCTATGGCGAAATCGTCGATCTTGCCGAGGTGGATTTCGACCGCGACGTGGTCTTCACCTGGAACGGCACCACCTCGGGCGTGCGGATGCCGAACGGCGACGCCATACCCGCCGACCGCCAGGGCCTGACGATCTGCGACGCGACCTCGGCCGCCTTCGCCCAGGACCTGCCCTTCGACAAGCTCGATGTCGTGACCTTCTCATGGCAGAAGGTGCTCGGCGGCGAGGCGGCGCACGGCATGCTGATCCTCAGCCCCCGCGCCGTCGAGCGGCTGGAAAGCTACAAGCCGGCCTGGCCGCTGCCGAAGATCTTCCGCCTCACCTCCGGCGGCAAGCTGATCGAGGGCATCTTCAAGGGCGAGACGATCAACACCCCGTCGATGCTCTGCGTCGAGGACTATCTCGATGCGCTCGCCTGGGCGAAGTCGATCGGCGGGCTCAAGGGCCTGAAGGCCAGAGCCGACGCCAATCTCGCCGTCATTGAGCGCTTCGTCGAGGCCAACGATTGGCTCGGCTTCCTCGCGAAGACCGCCGAGACCCGCTCCAACACCTCGGTCTGCCTGCAGTTCACCGATCCGTCGATCGTGGCGCTGTCGGATGAGGCGCAGGCCACCTTCGCCAAGGGCGTCGTCGGCTTGCTGGAGAAGGAGGGCGTCGCCCTCGACATCGGCGCCTATCGCGATGCGCCTCCGGGCCTGCGCATCTGGGCCGGCGCCACCGTCGAGGCCTCCGACCTCGATGCGCTGATGCCGTGGCTCGCCTATGCCTACGAGGCGCAGAAGAGCGAACTGGCAAAGGCGGCCTGA
- a CDS encoding outer membrane protein, with amino-acid sequence MRFTTLTTIGAALIGTTQFAAAADMLPPIYDAPLYENVPEVVPVEIGNGWYLRGDVSYDFDSDLDVGGDDSAELGLDDGYGFGAGFGYRFTDFFRGDLTARYSKADLDFADTPFAAVLDGDASSWELMANAYVDLGTFVGFTPYVGGGVGAVRTEYDLNCSFGGFDCGTLFDASETDGSDWRFAYALMAGVAYNISDNLALDVGYRFLDVDGGEFYGLSGDGIDYALEDDGYQRHTIQAGVRYSLW; translated from the coding sequence ATGAGATTCACAACGCTGACGACGATCGGTGCCGCCCTGATCGGCACCACCCAATTCGCCGCGGCAGCCGACATGCTGCCGCCGATCTACGACGCACCGCTCTATGAGAACGTGCCGGAAGTCGTGCCCGTCGAGATCGGCAACGGTTGGTACCTGCGCGGCGACGTCTCCTACGATTTCGACAGCGACCTGGACGTCGGCGGCGACGATTCGGCCGAACTCGGCCTCGACGACGGCTACGGCTTCGGGGCAGGCTTCGGCTATCGCTTCACCGACTTCTTCCGCGGCGACCTGACCGCCCGCTATTCCAAGGCGGACCTCGATTTCGCCGACACCCCGTTCGCGGCCGTGCTCGACGGCGACGCGAGTAGCTGGGAGCTGATGGCCAACGCCTATGTCGACCTCGGCACCTTCGTCGGGTTCACCCCCTATGTCGGCGGCGGCGTCGGCGCGGTGCGCACCGAATACGACCTGAACTGCAGCTTCGGCGGATTCGACTGCGGGACCTTGTTCGACGCCAGCGAGACCGACGGGTCCGACTGGCGCTTCGCCTACGCCCTGATGGCGGGTGTCGCCTACAACATCTCGGACAACCTCGCGCTCGATGTCGGCTACCGCTTCCTCGATGTCGACGGCGGCGAGTTCTACGGCCTGAGCGGCGACGGGATCGACTACGCGCTCGAGGACGACGGGTACCAGCGCCACACCATCCAGGCCGGCGTCCGCTACTCGCTCTGGTAG
- a CDS encoding outer membrane protein — translation MKSMLMTTVAAIGVLSCLSAASHAADIIEPIYVEPPAPVYEEPVKEDYSGWYIRGDAGYLFGSSTSADYSVYGRDGSRYHYDELEMKGSYTIGAGVGYRVAEHFRADVSLDYYDLDIDGRSDCPDFSGCSYNDHATADIWTAMANAYVDLPYFGPVTPYFGAGLGFAHVGYGTMRNEICTPTCGDEGNFVGYHGGEDSWRFASSLMAGGSLDITKQLKLDVGYRYTRVFEGDAFGYDQVDSAFGASGVQGRDHGYDLHAVRAGLRYEFGSGGFGKGKEPVYAEAAPVYAEPAPIYEEPVYK, via the coding sequence ATGAAATCGATGCTGATGACGACCGTCGCCGCAATTGGCGTCCTGTCGTGCCTAAGCGCCGCGTCCCACGCGGCGGACATTATCGAGCCAATCTACGTCGAGCCGCCTGCACCGGTCTACGAAGAGCCGGTCAAGGAAGACTATTCGGGCTGGTACATCCGCGGCGATGCTGGCTACCTCTTCGGCAGCTCGACCAGCGCAGACTACAGCGTCTACGGCCGCGACGGCTCGCGCTACCATTATGACGAACTCGAGATGAAGGGCTCCTACACCATCGGCGCCGGTGTCGGTTACCGGGTCGCCGAGCACTTCCGTGCCGACGTGTCGCTCGACTACTACGACCTCGACATCGACGGCCGCAGCGACTGCCCGGACTTCTCCGGCTGCAGCTACAACGACCACGCGACGGCCGACATCTGGACGGCGATGGCGAATGCCTATGTCGACCTGCCGTATTTCGGCCCGGTCACCCCGTATTTCGGCGCCGGTCTCGGCTTCGCCCATGTCGGCTACGGCACGATGCGCAACGAGATCTGCACGCCCACCTGCGGCGACGAGGGCAATTTCGTCGGCTATCACGGCGGCGAGGACAGCTGGCGGTTCGCATCGTCGCTGATGGCCGGCGGCAGCCTCGACATCACCAAGCAGCTCAAGCTCGACGTCGGCTACCGCTACACCCGGGTCTTCGAAGGCGACGCCTTCGGCTACGACCAGGTCGACTCCGCCTTCGGCGCCTCCGGCGTCCAGGGCCGCGACCACGGCTACGACCTGCATGCGGTCCGTGCCGGTCTGCGCTACGAGTTCGGCAGCGGCGGCTTCGGCAAGGGCAAGGAGCCGGTCTACGCGGAAGCAGCTCCGGTCTACGCCGAGCCGGCGCCGATCTACGAAGAGCCGGTCTACAAGTAA
- the glmM gene encoding phosphoglucosamine mutase, protein MGRTYFGTDGIRGTANRHPMTAELAMKVGMAAGIAFQRGSYRHRVVIGKDTRRSSYMIENAMVAGFTAAGMDVFLLGPMPTPAVAMLTRSLRADIGVMISASHNPFEDNGIKLFGPDGYKLSDEIELKIERLLDDDLTARLPTGDRLGRAKRVDGVHDRYIEFAKRTLPREMSFEGLRVAIDCANGAAYRVAPEVLWELGAEIVKLGVTPDGTNINRNCGSTDPAALIEKVREVRADIGIALDGDADRVLIVDETGAVVDGDQLMAVIAESWSEDGRLAAGGIVATIMSNLGLERFLQDRQLQLARTKVGDRYVVEHMREHGYNVGGEQSGHIVLSDYGTTGDGLVSALQILAVVKRKGGTVSQVCRRFEPVPQILKNVRFAGGEPLERELVQHAIAAGRERLGNAGRVVIRPSGTEPLIRVMAEGDDRGLVTSVVDDIVGALRQAAA, encoded by the coding sequence ATGGGCAGAACATATTTCGGCACGGACGGCATCCGTGGCACCGCCAACCGCCACCCGATGACCGCCGAGCTGGCGATGAAGGTCGGCATGGCGGCCGGCATCGCGTTCCAGCGCGGCAGCTATCGCCACCGCGTGGTGATCGGCAAGGATACCCGCCGCTCGAGCTACATGATCGAGAACGCCATGGTCGCGGGATTCACCGCCGCCGGCATGGACGTCTTTCTGCTCGGGCCGATGCCGACCCCCGCCGTCGCGATGCTGACGCGCTCGCTGCGCGCCGATATCGGCGTGATGATCTCCGCCTCCCACAATCCGTTCGAGGACAACGGTATCAAGCTGTTCGGCCCGGACGGCTACAAGCTGTCGGACGAGATCGAGCTGAAGATCGAGCGCCTGCTCGACGACGACCTCACCGCCCGGCTGCCGACCGGCGACCGCCTCGGCCGCGCCAAGCGCGTCGACGGCGTCCACGACCGCTACATCGAGTTCGCCAAGCGCACGCTGCCGCGGGAAATGTCCTTCGAGGGGCTGCGCGTGGCGATCGACTGCGCCAACGGCGCCGCCTACCGGGTCGCCCCCGAGGTGCTGTGGGAGCTCGGCGCCGAGATCGTCAAGCTCGGGGTCACGCCGGATGGCACCAACATCAACCGCAACTGCGGCTCGACGGACCCGGCTGCCCTCATCGAGAAGGTGAGGGAAGTCCGCGCCGACATCGGCATCGCGCTCGACGGCGACGCCGACCGCGTCCTCATCGTCGACGAGACCGGCGCGGTCGTCGACGGCGACCAGCTGATGGCCGTCATCGCCGAGAGCTGGTCGGAAGACGGCCGCCTGGCGGCAGGCGGCATCGTCGCCACCATCATGTCCAATCTCGGCCTCGAGCGCTTCCTGCAGGACCGACAGCTGCAGCTCGCCCGCACCAAGGTCGGCGACCGCTACGTCGTCGAGCACATGCGCGAGCATGGCTACAATGTCGGCGGCGAGCAGTCCGGCCACATCGTCCTGTCGGACTACGGCACGACCGGCGACGGCCTCGTCTCGGCGCTGCAGATCCTGGCGGTGGTCAAGCGCAAGGGCGGCACCGTCTCGCAGGTCTGCCGCCGCTTCGAGCCGGTCCCGCAGATCCTCAAGAACGTCCGCTTCGCCGGCGGCGAGCCGCTCGAGCGCGAACTCGTCCAGCACGCGATCGCGGCGGGGCGGGAGCGCCTCGGCAATGCCGGCCGCGTGGTGATCCGCCCCTCCGGCACCGAGCCGCTGATCCGCGTCATGGCGGAAGGCGACGACAGGGGCCTCGTCACCTCGGTGGTCGACGACATCGTCGGCGCTTTGCGTCAGGCCGCGGCATAG
- the ftsH gene encoding ATP-dependent zinc metalloprotease FtsH, whose product MNQNFRNFALWAIIALLLIALFQLFSNGSQTAGAREIPYSQFLSEVETGRVQSVTIQGQRLTGQYNDGATPFQTYAPEDPQLVSRLEARDIQITASPPGDNSNPIWSMLLSFGPILLILAVWIFLMRQMQGGAGGKAMGFGKSKAKLLTEAHGRVTFGDVAGVDEAKQDLEEIVEFLREPQKFQRLGGKIPRGVLLVGPPGTGKTLLARSVAGEANVPFFTISGSDFVEMFVGVGASRVRDMFEQAKKNAPCIIFIDEIDAVGRHRGAGLGGGNDEREQTLNQLLVEMDGFEANEGIILIAATNRPDVLDPALLRPGRFDRQVMVPNPDVGGREKILKVHVRNVPLAPNVDLRTIARGTPGFSGADLANLVNEAALMAARRNKRLVTMLEFEDAKDKVMMGAERRSMAMTEDEKKLTAYHEAGHALVGIHEPFNDPLHKVTIIPRGRALGVTMNLPERDRYGMRKNEMEARLVMIFGGRAAEEIIYGLDNVTTGASNDIQQATNMARAMVMEYGMSDKLGRLRYRQNQEEVFLGHSVSQQQNMSEDTARLIDSEVRKIIEVAENKARKILNEHIDELHMLAKGLLEYETLSGDEVRDLLAGKTLARDMGDDTPPSRGSAVPKAGPARPVPPRDEKGDGLEPAPTI is encoded by the coding sequence ATGAACCAGAATTTCCGGAATTTCGCCCTCTGGGCGATCATCGCGTTGCTGTTGATCGCTCTCTTCCAGCTGTTTTCGAACGGGTCGCAGACCGCCGGGGCGCGCGAAATCCCCTATTCGCAGTTCCTCTCCGAGGTCGAGACCGGCCGCGTCCAGTCCGTGACGATCCAGGGCCAGCGCCTCACCGGCCAGTACAATGACGGCGCGACCCCGTTCCAGACCTACGCGCCGGAAGATCCGCAGCTGGTCAGCCGCCTCGAGGCGCGCGACATCCAGATCACCGCGAGCCCCCCGGGCGACAACTCCAATCCGATCTGGTCGATGCTGCTGTCCTTCGGCCCGATCCTGCTGATCCTCGCCGTCTGGATCTTCCTGATGCGCCAGATGCAGGGCGGCGCCGGCGGCAAGGCGATGGGCTTCGGCAAGTCCAAGGCCAAGCTGCTTACCGAGGCGCATGGCCGCGTCACCTTCGGCGACGTCGCCGGCGTCGACGAGGCCAAGCAGGACCTGGAAGAGATAGTCGAGTTCCTGCGCGAGCCGCAGAAGTTCCAGCGCCTTGGCGGCAAGATCCCGCGCGGCGTGCTGCTCGTCGGCCCTCCCGGCACCGGCAAGACGCTGCTCGCCCGCTCCGTGGCGGGTGAGGCGAACGTGCCGTTCTTCACCATCTCGGGCTCCGACTTCGTCGAGATGTTCGTCGGCGTCGGCGCTTCCCGCGTCCGCGACATGTTCGAGCAGGCCAAGAAGAACGCCCCCTGCATCATCTTCATCGACGAGATCGACGCGGTCGGTCGCCATCGCGGCGCCGGCCTCGGCGGCGGCAACGACGAGCGCGAGCAGACGCTGAACCAGCTGCTGGTCGAGATGGACGGCTTCGAGGCCAACGAGGGCATCATCCTGATCGCCGCGACCAACCGTCCCGACGTGCTCGATCCGGCGCTGCTGCGGCCGGGCCGTTTCGACCGCCAGGTCATGGTCCCGAACCCCGACGTCGGCGGCCGCGAGAAGATCCTCAAGGTGCATGTCCGCAACGTGCCGCTCGCCCCGAACGTCGACCTGCGCACGATCGCTCGCGGCACGCCCGGCTTCTCCGGCGCGGACCTTGCCAACCTCGTCAACGAGGCGGCGCTGATGGCGGCCCGGCGCAACAAGCGCCTCGTCACCATGCTCGAGTTCGAGGACGCCAAGGACAAGGTCATGATGGGCGCCGAGCGCCGGTCGATGGCGATGACCGAGGACGAGAAGAAGCTCACCGCCTATCACGAGGCGGGCCATGCCCTGGTCGGCATCCACGAGCCGTTCAACGACCCGCTGCACAAGGTGACGATCATCCCGCGCGGCCGCGCCCTCGGCGTGACCATGAACCTGCCGGAGCGCGACCGCTACGGCATGCGCAAGAACGAGATGGAAGCGCGGCTGGTGATGATCTTCGGTGGCCGTGCCGCCGAGGAGATCATCTACGGCCTCGACAACGTCACCACGGGTGCCTCCAACGACATCCAGCAGGCCACCAACATGGCCCGCGCCATGGTCATGGAATACGGCATGAGCGACAAGCTCGGCCGGCTGCGCTACCGGCAGAACCAGGAGGAGGTGTTCCTCGGCCATTCCGTCTCCCAGCAGCAGAACATGTCCGAGGACACGGCGCGGCTGATCGACTCCGAAGTGCGCAAGATCATCGAGGTGGCCGAGAACAAGGCCCGCAAGATCCTCAACGAGCACATCGACGAGCTGCACATGCTCGCCAAGGGCCTGTTGGAATACGAGACGCTGTCGGGCGACGAGGTCCGCGACCTCCTGGCCGGCAAGACGCTGGCCCGCGACATGGGTGACGACACCCCGCCATCGCGCGGCTCGGCCGTGCCGAAGGCAGGTCCCGCCCGGCCGGTGCCTCCGCGCGACGAGAAGGGCGACGGGCTGGAGCCCGCGCCGACCATCTGA
- the tilS gene encoding tRNA lysidine(34) synthetase TilS yields the protein MPRPPADTSAATTATLSDALDAGIADATRRVGPSSRVVLAVSGGPDSLALLLAAAALARRMPTGGPDFLVVTVDHGLRPESSAEAAFVASVAEAHGLRHRTMRLARPLPPGNVPAAARRGRYACLVDAARDAGAGIVVTAHHEDDQFETHLHALARQAGPVGLAAMRPVRDLAPGIVLLRPFLAVPGACLKAVVAASGIAAINDPSNHDLRYERTRLRLHLAGADIDRPGLRRQIARHRRERDALEAALAAFVRDGEAADTLSFGDDGVLRLGREAFRQLAAPAAFAFLARAVQAVSGGDYAPGAPSLLRLQAALSASSAPMAATLGGVVVDAGPDAITFLREYGRAGIEPVPVAGGTAGAVFDGRFLVEPVPTFALAGVRLEAFGATGRGNRVERTLPVLVGEAGLLAVPGALARKAAPGLPRLCLTPLLRWRLLRDLPPPAGLREEAASAIAAKAPARVGKAGDNPYLPRSV from the coding sequence ATGCCCCGACCGCCGGCTGACACCTCCGCCGCGACGACCGCCACGCTGAGCGACGCGCTCGACGCCGGCATCGCGGATGCGACGCGCCGCGTAGGCCCCTCGAGCCGCGTCGTTCTCGCCGTCTCCGGCGGCCCCGACTCTCTCGCTTTGCTTCTGGCCGCCGCCGCCCTCGCGCGCCGCATGCCGACCGGCGGTCCGGACTTCCTCGTCGTCACCGTCGACCACGGCCTTCGCCCCGAATCGTCGGCCGAGGCGGCCTTCGTCGCTTCCGTCGCCGAAGCCCACGGCCTGCGCCACCGGACGATGCGGCTGGCCCGGCCGCTGCCGCCCGGCAATGTCCCCGCCGCCGCGCGCCGCGGCCGCTATGCATGCCTCGTCGACGCCGCCCGCGATGCCGGCGCCGGCATCGTCGTCACGGCGCATCACGAGGACGACCAGTTCGAGACCCATCTCCACGCGCTGGCCCGCCAGGCCGGGCCGGTCGGGCTTGCGGCCATGCGCCCGGTGCGCGACCTCGCCCCGGGCATCGTGCTGCTGCGCCCGTTCCTCGCCGTGCCGGGCGCCTGCCTAAAGGCGGTGGTCGCGGCGAGCGGCATTGCCGCCATCAACGATCCCTCGAACCACGACCTCCGCTACGAGCGCACGCGCCTGCGGCTGCATCTCGCCGGGGCGGACATCGACCGCCCGGGGCTGCGCCGGCAGATCGCCCGGCATCGGCGCGAACGCGACGCGCTGGAGGCGGCGCTGGCGGCATTCGTGCGGGACGGGGAGGCGGCGGACACTCTCTCTTTCGGCGACGACGGGGTGCTGCGGCTCGGCCGGGAGGCCTTCCGACAGCTCGCCGCGCCCGCCGCCTTCGCCTTCCTGGCGCGGGCCGTCCAGGCCGTCTCGGGCGGCGACTATGCGCCCGGCGCGCCTTCGCTGCTGCGCCTGCAGGCCGCGCTTTCGGCCTCGTCCGCGCCGATGGCCGCGACACTCGGCGGTGTCGTCGTCGATGCCGGGCCCGACGCGATCACGTTCCTGCGCGAATACGGCCGGGCGGGGATCGAGCCCGTGCCGGTCGCGGGCGGAACGGCCGGTGCGGTCTTCGACGGCCGCTTCCTCGTCGAACCGGTGCCGACCTTTGCGCTTGCCGGCGTACGGCTGGAGGCCTTCGGCGCAACTGGGCGCGGCAACCGGGTGGAGCGGACCCTGCCGGTGCTGGTCGGCGAGGCGGGGCTGCTGGCCGTCCCGGGCGCGCTGGCGCGCAAGGCGGCGCCCGGCCTGCCGCGGCTTTGCCTGACGCCGCTGCTGCGCTGGCGGCTGCTGCGCGATCTGCCGCCGCCGGCCGGGCTGCGCGAGGAAGCCGCATCCGCAATCGCTGCAAAAGCGCCGGCACGTGTTGGCAAGGCAGGCGACAATCCCTATCTTCCCCGCAGCGTCTGA
- the ybgF gene encoding tol-pal system protein YbgF, with protein MAQAADPVLRINQLEEEMRRLNGRVEELSFQLLQAQEDMRKYREDTEFRFQDLEGGSGGATPAAAGERRSEAPAAAPAAGQQQAAAAPAATASPADAGSGDDDIGRILEQGLDANAVGAVATTPSPAATPAPAASSTVAAVTPQGQGGMYDLAYNYLLAGDYDLAEQAFRQYSQTYPNAADAPDAEYWLGESLFQQQKFTDAAEVFLTAQKQHPDSGKAPEMMLKLGMSLAKLENRETACITYKEVARRYPQMSANVKRKLESEQKSANC; from the coding sequence ATGGCGCAGGCCGCCGATCCGGTGCTACGCATCAACCAGCTCGAGGAAGAGATGCGCCGTCTCAACGGCCGCGTCGAGGAGCTGAGCTTCCAGCTGCTGCAGGCGCAGGAAGACATGCGGAAATACCGCGAGGACACCGAATTCCGCTTCCAGGATCTGGAAGGCGGCTCGGGCGGCGCGACGCCGGCCGCCGCCGGCGAGCGTCGCAGCGAAGCGCCTGCGGCGGCGCCCGCGGCCGGGCAGCAGCAGGCGGCCGCGGCCCCTGCCGCCACAGCATCCCCGGCCGACGCCGGGTCCGGCGACGACGACATCGGCCGCATCCTCGAACAGGGTCTCGATGCCAACGCCGTGGGCGCGGTCGCGACCACGCCGTCACCCGCAGCGACGCCGGCGCCGGCGGCAAGCTCCACCGTCGCGGCAGTCACGCCTCAGGGGCAGGGCGGAATGTACGATCTCGCCTACAACTACCTGCTGGCGGGCGACTACGATCTGGCCGAGCAGGCCTTCCGCCAGTACTCCCAGACCTATCCGAACGCCGCGGATGCGCCCGACGCCGAATACTGGCTCGGCGAGAGCTTGTTTCAGCAGCAGAAGTTCACCGACGCCGCTGAAGTGTTCCTCACCGCGCAGAAGCAGCATCCCGACAGCGGCAAGGCGCCGGAGATGATGCTGAAGCTCGGCATGTCGCTGGCCAAGCTGGAGAACCGCGAGACCGCATGCATCACCTACAAGGAGGTGGCGCGGCGCTATCCCCAGATGAGCGCCAACGTGAAGCGCAAGCTGGAGAGCGAGCAGAAGTCCGCCAACTGCTGA
- the pal gene encoding peptidoglycan-associated lipoprotein Pal, translating to MRRTVFGVNSRVVMALAAALLVAGCAKKDGLPDNAAGLGLGGPGGMAGAGAGSPGSTQDFTVNVGDRIFFDTDSSSIRADAQQTLQRQAQWLNQYPQYAIVVEGHADERGTREYNLALGARRAAATRDYLARLGVSANRMRTLSYGKERPVAVCDDISCWSQNRRAVTALSGAGAS from the coding sequence ATGCGCCGGACGGTATTCGGGGTTAACAGCCGTGTCGTGATGGCACTTGCGGCCGCCTTGCTGGTGGCGGGTTGCGCCAAGAAGGATGGCTTGCCGGACAACGCTGCCGGCCTCGGCCTCGGCGGCCCGGGCGGCATGGCCGGCGCGGGTGCCGGCAGCCCCGGCTCGACGCAGGACTTCACCGTCAATGTCGGCGACCGCATCTTCTTCGACACCGACTCCTCCTCGATCCGCGCCGATGCGCAGCAGACGCTGCAGCGCCAGGCGCAGTGGCTGAACCAGTACCCGCAATACGCCATCGTCGTCGAAGGCCACGCCGACGAGCGCGGCACCCGCGAGTACAACCTGGCGCTCGGCGCCCGGCGCGCCGCCGCCACCCGCGACTATCTCGCGCGTCTCGGTGTCTCGGCCAACCGCATGCGCACCCTGTCCTACGGCAAGGAACGCCCGGTCGCCGTCTGCGACGACATCTCCTGCTGGTCGCAGAACCGGCGCGCGGTCACCGCACTGAGCGGCGCCGGCGCCAGCTGA
- the tolB gene encoding Tol-Pal system beta propeller repeat protein TolB yields MNTIFRGVLAAAFALAGALLTVAPASAVVEIDITQGNVEPLPIAITDFQSQDGLGAQIAGVVAADLKRSGLFAPIEKAAFIQKGLTPDVSPTFSDWTVINAQALVVGRVTPEADGRLRVEFRLWDTFAGQQLDGQQFYTNPENWRRVAHIIADAIYERLTGEKGYFDTRIVFVSESGAKNQRVKRLAIMDQDGANVRFLTDGSDLVLTPRFSPNRQEITYMSFGEGEPRVYLLQLETGQREIVGNFPGMTFSPRFSPDGQKVIMSLQQDGNANIYAMDLRSRATTRLTNTAAIDTSPSFSPDGTRVVFESDRGGRQQLYVMSADGSNQQRISFGDGSYSTPVWSPRGDLIAFTKQSGGQFQIGVMRPDGSGERILTSGFHNEGPTWAPNGRVLMFFRDEKGGGGPQLYSIDLTGYNEQRVPTPGYASDPAWSPSLE; encoded by the coding sequence ATGAACACGATCTTCAGGGGCGTCCTTGCCGCGGCCTTCGCGCTGGCCGGCGCGCTGCTCACGGTGGCGCCGGCATCCGCCGTCGTCGAGATCGACATCACCCAGGGCAATGTCGAGCCGCTGCCGATCGCCATCACCGACTTCCAGTCGCAGGACGGGCTGGGCGCGCAGATCGCCGGCGTCGTCGCCGCCGACCTGAAGCGTTCCGGCCTGTTCGCGCCGATCGAGAAGGCCGCCTTCATCCAGAAGGGCCTGACCCCGGACGTCAGCCCGACCTTCTCCGACTGGACCGTGATCAATGCGCAGGCGCTGGTCGTCGGGCGCGTCACGCCGGAAGCCGACGGGCGCCTGCGCGTCGAGTTCCGCCTGTGGGACACCTTCGCCGGCCAGCAGCTGGACGGCCAGCAGTTCTACACCAACCCCGAAAACTGGCGCCGCGTCGCCCATATCATCGCCGATGCGATCTACGAGCGGCTGACCGGCGAAAAGGGCTACTTCGATACCCGCATCGTCTTCGTGTCCGAGAGCGGCGCCAAGAACCAGCGGGTGAAGCGCCTGGCGATCATGGACCAGGACGGCGCCAATGTCCGTTTCCTCACCGACGGCAGCGATCTGGTGCTGACCCCGCGCTTCTCGCCGAACCGCCAGGAGATCACCTACATGTCGTTCGGCGAAGGCGAGCCGCGCGTCTACCTGCTGCAGCTCGAGACCGGCCAGCGCGAGATCGTCGGCAACTTCCCCGGCATGACCTTCTCGCCGCGCTTCTCGCCGGACGGCCAGAAGGTGATCATGAGCCTGCAGCAGGACGGCAACGCCAACATCTACGCCATGGACCTTCGCTCGCGCGCCACGACCCGGCTGACCAACACGGCCGCCATCGACACCTCGCCGTCCTTCTCCCCGGACGGCACGCGGGTGGTCTTCGAGTCCGACCGGGGCGGGCGTCAGCAACTCTACGTGATGAGTGCCGACGGCTCGAACCAGCAGCGCATCTCCTTTGGCGACGGCTCCTACTCGACGCCGGTGTGGTCGCCGCGCGGCGACCTGATCGCCTTCACCAAGCAGTCGGGCGGGCAGTTCCAGATCGGCGTCATGCGGCCGGACGGCTCGGGCGAGCGGATCCTGACCTCGGGCTTCCACAACGAGGGCCCCACCTGGGCGCCGAACGGCCGGGTGCTGATGTTCTTCCGCGACGAGAAGGGCGGCGGCGGCCCGCAGCTCTACTCGATCGACCTGACCGGCTACAACGAGCAGCGCGTGCCTACGCCGGGCTACGCGTCGGACCCCGCCTGGTCGCCGTCCCTCGAGTAG